Proteins encoded within one genomic window of Brassica rapa cultivar Chiifu-401-42 chromosome A09, CAAS_Brap_v3.01, whole genome shotgun sequence:
- the LOC103840506 gene encoding SAP30-binding protein has product MASKKKHSEGIALLSVYSDEDDEEMEDAEEEEEAERAKEAQQEEANIMDEEKKRGEEDSGTPKVVVIDGGASSAHATPRSLDNDEPDWSSPMNLESERALDDTSGESNDTLLDQFLPPRPKDKCSEDLQRKIDKFLSLKKMGKSFNNEVRNRKEYRNPDFLLHAVSYQDIDQTGSCFSKDVFDPNGYDPSDFCDAIELDMKHERERKEQESKKNQRLDFVSVGTQPGAVFAAQKPNIPIPGVLALATTGLPSVPTDIAARDGRPNKKSKWDKVDGDVKNPPLAAGTNAAPVSSASAGSGYSAFAQQRRREVEGRKSSERKLERRS; this is encoded by the exons ATGGCGTCGAAGAAGAAGCACTCTGAAGGAATCGCTTTACTCTCCGTTTACAGTGACGAGGATGACGAAGAGATGGAAGACGccgaggaagaggaagaagccgaACGAGCTAAAGAGGCTCAGCAAGAAGAAGCTAACATCATGGACGAGGAGAaaaaaagaggagaagaagattcTGGAACGCCTAAGGTGGTGGTCATCGATGGTGGAGCTTCCAGCGCTCACGCGACGCCTCGTTCTCTCGACAACGACGAACCCGATTGGAGTAGTCCAATGAATCTCGAGTCTGAGAGAGCACTAGATGATACCTCCGGGGAAAGTAACGATACGTTGTTGGATCAGTTCCTTCCTCCACGACCCAAAGACAAGTGCTCCGAGGACCTCCAA AGGAAAATAGATAAGTTTCTGAGCTTGAAGAAGATGGGGAAGAGCTTCAATAACGAAGTGCGTAATAGAAAGGAGTATAGGAATCCTGACTTCTTGTTGCATGCTGTCAGTTATCAAGATATTGATCAGACTGGTTCTTGCTTCAGTAAAGACGTTTTTGATCCTAATGGTTATGATCCGAGTGACTTCTGTGATGCAATAG AACTTGACATGAAGCATGAGAGGGAAAGGAAGGAACAGGAAAGCAAGAAGAACCAAAGGCTTGACTTTGTTTCTGTTGGTACTCAACCTGGGGCGGTATTCGCTGCTCAAAAGCCTAACATCCCCATCCCAG GTGTTCTAGCTTTAGCTACTACTGGATTGCCCTCCGTACCAACTGATATCGCTGCTCGTGATGGTAGACCGAACAAGAAATCCAAATGGGATAAG GTTGATGGGGATGTGAAGAATCCACCTCTAGCAGCTGGGACTAATGCAGCTCCTGTATCTAGTGCAAGTGCTGGTTCTGGATACTCAGCTTTTGC GCAACAACGGAGGCGAGAGGTGGAAGGAAGAAAATCTTCAGAGAGGAAACTGGAGAGAAGAAGTTGA
- the LOC103840509 gene encoding uncharacterized protein At2g34160 yields the protein MEGITEGVNNMSLGVDTQKKNRIQVSNTKKPLFFYVNLAKRYMQQYADVELSALGMAIATVVTVAEILKNNGFAVEKKIMTMTVDIKDDSRGRPVQKAKIEITLAKSDKFDELMAAANEEKEAAEAQEQN from the exons ATGGAAGGGATCACTGAAGGAGTGAACAACATGAGCTTGGGCGTTGATACCCAGAAGAAGAATCGGATTCAGGTTTCCAACACTAAGAAACCATTGTTCTTCTACGTCAATCTCGCCAAG AGGTACATGCAGCAGTACGCAGATGTGGAGTTGTCTGCACTTGGAATGG CTATTGCTACTGTTGTTACCGTAGCTGAGATATTGAAGAACAATGGTTTTGCTGTTGAAAAGA AGATCATGACTATGACTGTGGATATCAAGGACGATTCAAGAGGACGTCCTGTGCAGAAAGCCAAG ATTGAGATAACGCTCGCTAAGTCTGACAAGTTTGATGAGTTAATGGCTGCGGCCAATGAGGAGAAGGAGGCTGCAGAAGCTCAAGAGCAGAActga
- the LOC103840510 gene encoding peroxisome biogenesis protein 7 yields MPMFKAPFNGYSVKFSPFYESRLAVATAQNFGILGNGRIHVLELSPGGPGVTESIAFDTADAVYDVCWSESHDSVLIAAIGDGSVKIYDTALPPPSNPIRSFQEHAREVHSVDYNPTRRDSFLTASWDDTVKLWAMDRPASIRTFKEHAYCVYQAVWNPKHGDVFASASGDCTLRIWDVREPGSTMIIPAHDLEILSCDWNKYDDCVLATSSVDKTIKVWDVRSYRAPLAVLNGHGYAVRKVKFSPHRRNLIASCSYDMSVCLWDYMVEDALVGRYDHHTEFAVGIDMSVLVEGLMASTGWDELVYVWQQGMDPRAC; encoded by the exons ATGCCGATGTTCAAGGCGCCGTTCAACGGCTACTCAGTGAAATTCAGCCCTTTCTACGAGTCCCGCCTCGCCGTCGCCACAGCTCAGAACTTCGGTATCCTAGGAAACGGCCGGATCCACGTCCTCGAGCTCTCTCCCGGAGGTCCCGGCGTCACAGAGTCCATCGCCTTCGACACGGCCGACGCAGTCTACGACGTCTGCTGGTCAGAATCTCACGACTCCGTTCTCATCGCCGCCATCGGCGACGGCTCCGTCAAGATCTACGACACAGCGCTCCCGCCTCCCTCCAACCCCATCCGATCGTTCCAAGAACACGCGCGTGAGGTTCACTCGGTTGATTACAACCCCACGCGCCGCGACTCCTTCCTCACGGCGTCGTGGGACGATACGGTGAAGCTGTGGGCTATGGATCGTCCCGCGAGCATAAGGACTTTCAAGGAGCACGCGTATTGCGTTTACCAAGCGGTGTGGAACCCTAAGCATGGAGACGTCTTCGCCTCTGCTTCCGGCGACTGTACCCTGAGGATATGGGATGTGAGAGAGCCTGGCTCCACCATGATCATCCCTGCGCATGACCTCGAGATACTGTCGTGTGATTGGAACAAGTATGATGATTGTGTTTTAGCGACTTCTTCGGTGGATAAGACGATTAAGGTGTGGGATGTGAGGAGTTACAGAGCTCCTTTGGCTGTGCTCAACGGGCATGGGTATGCGGTGAGGAAGGTGAAGTTCTCGCCGCATAGGAGGAACTTGATTGCTTCTTGCTCGTATGATATGAGTGTGTGCCTTTGGGACTATATGGTGGAGGATGCTTTGGTGGGTCG GTATGATCATCACACTGAGTTTGCTGTTGGGATTGATATGAGTGTTCTTGTTGAAGGTTTGATGGCGAGTACTGGTTGGGACGAGCTCGTTTATGTTTGGCAGCAAGGGATGGATCCAAGAGCGTGTTGA
- the LOC117128010 gene encoding uncharacterized protein LOC117128010: MSSPVHHELGERRMRYGPKGTRAYARKPYRDAWGDVVPALFPDEEEMEFAEPPNAPIQETTVSRRILMPHFQRAAEYRRLNQGQGTFQFAPEVDTTPPTRGRGRPRKTGPTRAGPGPIRMEDSVPTRKRGRPRKIPSIDAGSLRSITGMCRCGTLTQARQGPRSVREYTEEFLESAKRCKPKTAEDWCRWYKAGLREEIQGRLIGVLEPLEFALVNRMAGQAMEAERTLTRRVVAISSSEEDVEVEEDPSEDSDWEEEPASPTGSGRVAGPKPDGEQKSPVRSG; encoded by the coding sequence ATGTCTTCACCAGTGCATCACGAGCTCGGAGAAAGACGCATGCGCTATGGACCAAAAGGGACAAGGGCTTACGCCCGCAAGCCCTACCGTGACGCTTGGGGCGATGTGGTACCTGCACTCTTCCCAGACGAGGAGGAAATGGAGTTCGCGGAGCCGCCGAACGCCCCCATTCAGGAGACGACCGTGAGTCGTCGGATTTTGATGCCCCATTTCCAGCGGGCAGCCGAGTACAGGCGATTGAACCAGGGTCAGGGTACTTTCCAGTTTGCACCTGAAGTTGACACGACGCCTCCCACAAGGGGCCGAGGGCGCCCCAGGAAGACGGGGCCGACCAGGGCAGGTCCGGGGCCGATCAGGATGGAGGACAGTGTACCAACGAGAAAACGTGGACGTCCAAGAAAGATTCCGAGCATTGATGCAGGGAGTCTGAGGAGCATAACCGGAATGTGTCGGTGTGGAACATTGACGCAGGCCAGGCAAGGACCGCGCTCGGTCCGGGAGTACACAGAGGAATTCCTGGAGTCAGCCAAAAGATGCAAGCCCAAGACAGCGGAGGATTGGTGCCGGTGGTACAAGGCAGGACTCCGCGAGGAGATTCAGGGCAGGCTGATTGGTGTGTTGGAACCATTGGAATTCGCCTTGGTGAACCGGATGGCCGGTCAGGCAATGGAGGCTGAACGGACACTTACTCGTCGGGTCGTCGCTATCTCGAGCTCTGAGGAAGACGTAGAGGTGGAAGAGGATCCATCGGAGGACTCAGACTGGGAAGAAGAGCCGGCGTCGCCGACGGGGAGTGGCCGTGTGGCTGGTCCTAAGCCGGACGGGGAGCAAAAGTCCCCAGTTCGAAGTGGCTAG
- the LOC103840512 gene encoding uncharacterized protein LOC103840512 gives MSHLLLSRLSDLSFRRHSLWQLHKTIRLFSSSSTSPCFPLCVEEKDSPGDGGMVGDVHLFDAATEGLVTVADKTIPEEIVNGGIVVGASHGWLFFKDRHDHSVYVTDFYNSLAFKTNATMVPMPTFTALHHCQTEVVWNVAMSTSPGQQEDEDDWVVGIKFLGNQLSFCRPRRDLRWTNVSAPFKIFNNSNLMFSKRDKTFKLPAPVGNYLCSWDIQFHKDEYPAPKIHKLLFHNLPQLPLSMWELLDSCPREDHWVESPSGESFLVKWYSRVSLSPSLSTLPIVMVFREEDRKDGIIKMCYTEDIGDICIFLSKSEAFCVPASSCPGLKPNSIYVADRVFSVYDLTTKTFHHFKYPIDAPEKISRVPCWLPPVSV, from the exons ATGTCTCACCTTCTTCTCTCCCGACTCTCCGACCTCTCTTTCAGGCGCCACTCGCTC TGGCAGTTGCACAAGACCATTCGCTTGTTTTCATCGTCTTCGACCAGCCCCTGTTTTCCGCTTTGCGTCGAGGAGAAAGACTCGCCGGGAGACGGCGGAATGGTCGGAGACGTCCACTTGTTCGATGCGGCCACTGAAGGGTTAGTCACAGTCGCTGACAAAACTATACCCGAAGAGATCGTTAACGGCGGTATTGTGGTCGGAGCTTCTCATGGATGGTTATTTTTCAAAGACCGGCACGATCATTCCGTATATGTGACCGACTTTTACAACTCTTTGGCTTTCAAAACAAACGCAACGATGGTTCCTATGCCTACATTTACTGCTCTCCACCATTGCCAAACTGAAGTTGTCTGGAATGTGGCAATGTCGACTTCTCCTGGTcagcaagaagatgaagatgattgGGTAGTTGGTATCAAGTTCTTGGGTAACCAGCTGAGTTTCTGCAGGCCCCGTCGTGACCTGCGGTGGACCAACGTCTCAGCtccttttaaaatattcaacaaCTCAAATCTCATGTTCTCAAAGAGAGATAAAACATTTAAGTTGCCTGCTCCCGTAGGCAACTACTTGTGCTCCTGGGATATCCAGTTCCACAAGGACGAATACCCTGCCCCTAAGATCCATAAGCTGCTTTTTCACAACCTTCCCCAGTTGCCCCTGTCCATGTGGGAGCTCTTGGATTCGTGTCCCAGAGAGGATCACTGGGTGGAGTCACCATCGGGGGAATCCTTCCTCGTAAAATG GTACTCCCGTGTCTCACTGTCCCCTAGCTTGTCTACATTGCCGATAGTTATGGTGTTCAGAGAGGAAGACAGAAAGGATGGAATAATAAAGATGTGTTACACAGAGGACATTGGAGATATTTGCATCTTCCTTTCAAAGAGTGAGGCCTTCTGCGTCCCGGCTAGTTCTTGCCCTGGTCTCAAGCCTAACTCCATTTATGTCGCTGACCGTGTATTTTCTGTGTACGATCTCACCACCAAAACCTTCCATCATTTTAAATACCCCATAGATGCACCAGAGAAGATTTCCCGCGTCCCTTGTTGGCTTCCACCCGTTTCAGTCTAA
- the LOC103840513 gene encoding uncharacterized protein LOC103840513 isoform X2, giving the protein MSQLLLQRLSKSFSRNSSLIHEKARRVLSSSAATNPYVSLEISADLNEGGGTIIGSVLLFDAAKHDVLTVEKTIPEEMIVEGKGVGASHGWLFMEDQRDRSLSVTDVLNPLPCKRETTVIPLPPLASLQLCQSKVGWNVAMSTSPDQDDEDDWVVAIKFLGGQLSLCRPCRDLRWTNIQTPLLGYLDNSNLMYSKRDQCFYLPSPGGHHLFSYDIKDKDHPNPKFHVLQFRDLPELPQSEWEILVGSCYRTEYLVESASTGEHFLVKRYIQTYLKNGKDYKTKQFMVFREEETLEGGRYMCYTDNIGDVCIFLSSSEAFCVQASSFPGLKPNSIYYIGQGFGIYDITTGTSTPFQGAPAKLSASFWLPRFLFSGLVYPVFICRG; this is encoded by the exons ATGTCTCAGCTTCTCCTCCAACGACTCTCCAAATCCTTTTCCCGTAACAGTTCACTC ATTCATGAGAAGGCTAGGAGGGTGTTGTCATCGTCAGCAGCCACCAACCCGTATGTATCACTGGAGATAAGTGCTGATTTGAATGAGGGTGGAGGAACAATCATTGGAAGTGTCCTCCTGTTCGACGCAGCTAAGCATGATGTGCTCACGGTGGAGAAAACAATACCAGAAGAGATGATCGTTGAGGGGAAAGGAGTCGGAGCTTCCCACGGATGGTTATTTATGGAAGACCAACGCGATCGTTCCCTAAGTGTCACTGACGTTTTAAACCCTTTACCTTGCAAGAGAGAAACGACAGTGATTCCTCTGCCTCCGCTTGCTTCTTTGCAACTTTGCCAATCTAAGGTTGGTTGGAATGTGGCAATGTCCACTTCTCCCGACCAAGACGATGAGGATGATTGGGTGGTTGCTATCAAGTTCTTAGGTGGACAGCTTAGTCTCTGTAGGCCCTGTCGTGACCTCCGCTGGACTAATATCCAAACCCCTTTATTAGGCTACTTAGATAACTCAaatctcatgtattccaagagAGACCAATGCTTCTACTTGCCTTCTCCTGGAGGTCACCACTTGTTCTCCTATGATATAAAAGACAAGGATCATCCCAATCCCAAGTTCCATGTGTTGCAGTTTCGTGACCTGCCCGAGTTGCCTCAATCCGAATGGGAGATTTTGGTGGGTTCGTGTTACAGGACAGAATATCTGGTGGAGTCAGCCTCCACTGGTGAACATTTCCTCGTCAAACG GTACATCCAGACGTATCTCAAGAACGGGAAGGACTACAAAACGAAGCAGTTCATGGTATTTAGAGAGGAGGAGACGTTGGAAGGAGGAAGATACATGTGTTACACTGACAACATTGGCGATGTGTGCATCTTTCTTTCAAGTAGTGAGGCTTTCTGCGTCCAAGCGAGCTCTTTCCCTGGTCTCAAGCCTAACTCCATCTACTATATAGGCCAAGGATTTGGTATTTATGATATTACCACCGGAACCTCCACTCCTTTTCAAGGTGCACCGGCCAAGCTCTCCGCCTCTTTCTGGCTTCCCCGTTTTCTATTTAGTGGCTTGGTGTATCCTGTTTTCATTTGTAGGGGATGA
- the LOC103840513 gene encoding uncharacterized protein LOC103840513 isoform X1, which produces MSQLLLQRLSKSFSRNSSLIHEKARRVLSSSAATNPYVSLEISADLNEGGGTIIGSVLLFDAAKHDVLTVEKTIPEEMIVEGKGVGASHGWLFMEDQRDRSLSVTDVLNPLPCKRETTVIPLPPLASLQLCQSKVGWNVAMSTSPDQDDEDDWVVAIKFLGGQLSLCRPCRDLRWTNIQTPLLGYLDNSNLMYSKRDQCFYLPSPGGHHLFSYDIKDKDHPNPKFHVLQFRDLPELPQSEWEILVGSCYRTEYLVESASTGEHFLVKRYLYISLTLLATFVINFVTETSFLRYIQTYLKNGKDYKTKQFMVFREEETLEGGRYMCYTDNIGDVCIFLSSSEAFCVQASSFPGLKPNSIYYIGQGFGIYDITTGTSTPFQGAPAKLSASFWLPRFLFSGLVYPVFICRG; this is translated from the exons ATGTCTCAGCTTCTCCTCCAACGACTCTCCAAATCCTTTTCCCGTAACAGTTCACTC ATTCATGAGAAGGCTAGGAGGGTGTTGTCATCGTCAGCAGCCACCAACCCGTATGTATCACTGGAGATAAGTGCTGATTTGAATGAGGGTGGAGGAACAATCATTGGAAGTGTCCTCCTGTTCGACGCAGCTAAGCATGATGTGCTCACGGTGGAGAAAACAATACCAGAAGAGATGATCGTTGAGGGGAAAGGAGTCGGAGCTTCCCACGGATGGTTATTTATGGAAGACCAACGCGATCGTTCCCTAAGTGTCACTGACGTTTTAAACCCTTTACCTTGCAAGAGAGAAACGACAGTGATTCCTCTGCCTCCGCTTGCTTCTTTGCAACTTTGCCAATCTAAGGTTGGTTGGAATGTGGCAATGTCCACTTCTCCCGACCAAGACGATGAGGATGATTGGGTGGTTGCTATCAAGTTCTTAGGTGGACAGCTTAGTCTCTGTAGGCCCTGTCGTGACCTCCGCTGGACTAATATCCAAACCCCTTTATTAGGCTACTTAGATAACTCAaatctcatgtattccaagagAGACCAATGCTTCTACTTGCCTTCTCCTGGAGGTCACCACTTGTTCTCCTATGATATAAAAGACAAGGATCATCCCAATCCCAAGTTCCATGTGTTGCAGTTTCGTGACCTGCCCGAGTTGCCTCAATCCGAATGGGAGATTTTGGTGGGTTCGTGTTACAGGACAGAATATCTGGTGGAGTCAGCCTCCACTGGTGAACATTTCCTCGTCAAACGGTATTTATACATTTCCTTAACTCTGCTAGCTACTTTTGTTATCAACTTTGTGACTGAAACATCATTCCTCAGGTACATCCAGACGTATCTCAAGAACGGGAAGGACTACAAAACGAAGCAGTTCATGGTATTTAGAGAGGAGGAGACGTTGGAAGGAGGAAGATACATGTGTTACACTGACAACATTGGCGATGTGTGCATCTTTCTTTCAAGTAGTGAGGCTTTCTGCGTCCAAGCGAGCTCTTTCCCTGGTCTCAAGCCTAACTCCATCTACTATATAGGCCAAGGATTTGGTATTTATGATATTACCACCGGAACCTCCACTCCTTTTCAAGGTGCACCGGCCAAGCTCTCCGCCTCTTTCTGGCTTCCCCGTTTTCTATTTAGTGGCTTGGTGTATCCTGTTTTCATTTGTAGGGGATGA